AAGAGCAGTTTTCCTGCTGGATTACCTCTTCGGGTATCACTTTGTTCACTATTACCGCATCCACGTTTACGCCGAAGAGAAGGAAGTAGAGAAACGCCCTCTGGCTTTCCTTTAAAACCATCTTTTCGGGATTTGAAACTATCCTTATTGAAGTTATATCCGGATTTATTAATATTTCGTCCACACCTTTGAGTCTCTCGTAGAAGGTTTCGAGAGCCTTAAAGTACTCCTCGTCTGGGAGCGGGACGTCTGTCATCCTTCCAACCGTAGGTCTTGCGACCTTCATTATGAGTCTTTCCGTTTTGAATATCTTCTTCATGTACCATTTCATAACCGTGGGCATGGAGACGAACCTTATGCTCTCGCCTGTAGGAGGTAGGTCTAAGATAAGGACGTCGTGATTGCCCTCCCTGTAGTACTTGTTTACGTAAAGAAGACTCGTTATTTCCTCCATTCCGGGGAGTATAGCGAGTTCGTCCGCGAGTATCTCATGAAGTCCCGTAGTGTGAAAGAGGAGTTCTATGAACCTGTAAACTTCTCCCCAGTATCTTTCTATCTCCTCCTGAATGTCTATTTCTTGAATTTCCAGATTTTCATTTATCTTTATGGGAAGCCCTTTCGCTTTTCTCCTCTCTTCCTCCGGAACATCAAAGGAGTCCGCCAGAGAGTGAGCCGGATCAAGAGAAACTACTATAACCTTCTTCCCGAGCTGAGAAAGTTTATACCCGGTCGCTGCGGAAATTGTGGTCTTCCCTACTCCTCCTTTTCCAGAAAAGAGTATTATCCTCATGTATGAAATTTTAACTTTTAATTAATACATTACACTTAGACTAAGGAGGCTGGAATGAAAATAGCCCACATCTCCGACCTTCACGTTAAGTGCGAGTGGTACGAAGACAGACTGGGAAACAATCTCGTAAAGTACTTAAACGCCCAGAAGCCGGATCTTCTGATAATAACGGGAGACCTTACGGATTACGGCTACTACGCGGAGTACAAGAGGGCTTACTCCTTTTTAGAACTCATAGAAGTGGAAAAGAGAGTTGTAGTTCCCGGAAACCACGACGCGAGGAACGAAGGGTACGAACTTTTTGAGGAGTTTTTCGGAACGAGGATGCCTTATTACGAAGACGAATACATGGTAATAATTGGTATGGACTCGAGCCTACCCGATAGGGAGGAGGGACACATAGGGAGGAAGGGTTACAAATTCCTGAGGGAAACTCTGAAAGATAAAGGGGATAAACTAAAGATAGTTGCCCTTCACCATCACGTTGTTCCTATACCGGCAACGGGTAGCGATCTGGCTATACTTACGGACGCGGGAAATCTTATGAAGGTTGTGGATGAACTGGGTGTTGAACTTGTCCTTACGGGGCACAAGCACAAGGCGTGGGTGTGGAAATTAAACGAAACTTACTACGTTACCGCAGGCACCGCAACAACAAGGAGACTCAAGGCGAAAGACTACCCATCCTTCTACATGTTGTACTTGGAGGATGAAAAGAATATAAGGATGGAAAAGGTAAATACGGAAACCTTGAAAGTTGAAGAGGTTTATACGCTGAATTTTGAGGAAGGTAAAGAGAGATGAAGATAGCTTTTATATGCACGGGAAATTCCGCAAGGAGTCAAATGGCGGAAGGGTTTGCAAAGTACTACGCGAAGAAATACGGTCTTGATCTTGAGGTTTACTCAGCAGGTTCTAATCCCGCAAAGAGGATTGCACCAGAAGCTATTAAGGTTATGAAGGAAAAAGGTATAGACATATCTGCCCAGTATCCCAAAAAACTCGAGGACATTCCCTTGAACGAAATGGACCTAATAATCACACTTTGCGGAGGAGCAAAAGAGAGCTGTCCCACGGTTCCTGGAGCACGTCAGGAACACTGGGATTTACCGGACCCCGCGGCATACGAAGGGAGTGAAGAGGAAAGACTTGAATTCTTCAGGAAGGTAAGGGATGAGATAGAGAAAAGGGTTATAAAACTTATGGAGGAGTTAAAGGAAAAGGTGAAGGCTTAAATTTATTCCTTATGGACAGAATCGTAATCAGAGGAGCTCGGCAACACAACCTAAAGAACATAGACGTTGAAATACCGAAAAACAAGTTAGTGGTCATAACGGGACCTTCTGGTTCGGGTAAGTCTTCTCTTGCTTTTGATACACTCTACGCGGAAGGACAGAGGAGGTACGTGGAAAGTCTTTCCGCATACGCGAGGCAGTTCCTCGGAGTTATGGAAAAACCCGAGGTTGACTCTATAGAAGGATTATCCCCTGCCATAGCGATAGACCAAAAAACAACTTCCAAAAACCCCCGTTCAACGGTGGGAACCGTAACCGAGATTTACGACTACCTGAGGGTTCTGTGGGCAAATGTAGGAAAGCCCCACTGTCCCCACTGCGGAAATCTGCTTTCGGGACTGTCCGCCCATGAGATACTTGACAGGATAGTGGAAAAGTACAAGGGAAAAAGGGTAATGATTCTCTCCCCTATAGTCAGGGGAAAGAAGGGAGAGTTCAGGGAACTGCTGAGGCAGATTGAAAAGTGGGGTTACTCCCGCGTAAAGGTGGATGGAGAGCTCAGGAGGGTAATAGAGGTCCCGCCCCTTGAGAAGAACAAAAAACACACAATAGAACTTGTTATAGACAGACTGACGGTTAGCGAAGAAGAAAGAGCGAGACTCCTTGAGGACGTAGAAAAAGCCCTGGAGTTTTCGAGCGGACTTGTGAAGATTGAAGAGGTGGAGAGCGGAAAGGAAGAACTCTTTAGTGAAAAGCTCGTTTGTCCGGAGCACGGCTTTTCAATACCTGAACTCTCCGCAAGACTCTTTTCCTTCAACTCACCCTACGGAGCTTGTCCTTCCTGTAAAGGGCTCGGTGTGAAGTGGGAAATAGACCCCGCGGTTTTAATAGACCCTGAAAAACCTGCAGTAAAAGCTGTAAAGATAGTAGAGAGCGGTTACTTTAATTACCTGAGGTTCCCGATCGCAAATGTAATAAGGAAGCTTGGCTACGACCCCAGAACTCCGTGGAAGAAGCTTCCCGAAAGCGTAAGGGCTACAGTTCTCTACGGGAGTGAAAGCCTGAACTTTGAAGGGATAATTCCTCACCTTGAAAGGAGATTTTTAGAGGAAGAAAGCGAAAGGATAAGGGAGGAGATAGAGGACTACATAGTGGAAAAACCCTGTCCCGAATGCAAGGGAGCGAGGCTCAGGAAGGAAGCTCTCGCGGTGCTCATAGACGGAAAGAGCATATGGGACGTTGTAAACATGCCTGTGGGAAAGGCGAAAGAGTTTTTTGAAGAGCTATACGAAAAGCTTGAAGGTAAGGAGAAGATAATCGCTGACAGACTCCTGAAGGAGATTATTGAGAGACTGGGATTTCTCGTGAACGTGGGACTTGATTACCTTTCCCTTTCTAGAAGTGCCACCACTCTTTCGGGCGGTGAGATGCAGAGAATTAGGCTTGCCACACAGCTTGGTTCAAAACTCACGGGGGTACTATACGTTTTAGACGAGCCTTCAATAGGACTCCATCCGAGGGACACGAGTAAGCTTATAAACACATTAAAAGGTTTAAGGGACCTCGGAAACACGGTTGTGGTCGTGGAGCACGACCCCGAGACGATAGAGTCTGCGGACCACGTAATAGAGTTGGGTCCCGGAGCTGGAAAACACGGGGGTTATCTCGTCGCTCAGGGCACCGTTGAAGAAATAAAGTCCCACCCCTCTTCCTTGACGGGGGCCTATCTTAGCGGAAGGAAAGAGATCCCTGTTCCGAAGGAGAGGAGAAAACCGAGCGGAAAGTTCATAAGGATCGTCAGAGCCAAAGAGCACAATCTCAAAAACATAAACGTTGATATACCCTTAGGTTTATTTGTGTGCATTACAGGTGTTTCGGGAAGCGGAAAGTCCACGCTTATATACGACATTCTCTACAAGTACGCGAAGAATTACTTTTACGGAACTCACGAGCAGGTGGGAGAGGTAGAAAAGATAGAGGGACTGGAAAACATAGACAAGGTTATAAACATAGACCAGTCTCCCATAGGAAGGACACCCAGGAGCAACCCCGCCACTTACACGAAAGTCTTTGACCTTATAAGAAACCTCTTTGCCCAGACGCCGGAAGCAAAGGCAAGGGGCTATAAACCCGGCAGGTTTTCC
The genomic region above belongs to Aquifex aeolicus VF5 and contains:
- a CDS encoding TRC40/GET3/ArsA family transport-energizing ATPase; translation: MRIILFSGKGGVGKTTISAATGYKLSQLGKKVIVVSLDPAHSLADSFDVPEEERRKAKGLPIKINENLEIQEIDIQEEIERYWGEVYRFIELLFHTTGLHEILADELAILPGMEEITSLLYVNKYYREGNHDVLILDLPPTGESIRFVSMPTVMKWYMKKIFKTERLIMKVARPTVGRMTDVPLPDEEYFKALETFYERLKGVDEILINPDITSIRIVSNPEKMVLKESQRAFLYFLLFGVNVDAVIVNKVIPEEVIQQENCSFLEKWLNIQKKYVKEIESYFSPVPVFKVPLLEEEVVGLERLEKLAQLIYGDEPPDKIFHKEIPYKIEQLDGKYVIRIKAPGVKKESISLVKGEDEIVVRVGNFKAHVMLPRKLRNLEPERAKVEKDEILIFMS
- a CDS encoding arsenate reductase ArsC encodes the protein MKIAFICTGNSARSQMAEGFAKYYAKKYGLDLEVYSAGSNPAKRIAPEAIKVMKEKGIDISAQYPKKLEDIPLNEMDLIITLCGGAKESCPTVPGARQEHWDLPDPAAYEGSEEERLEFFRKVRDEIEKRVIKLMEELKEKVKA
- the uvrA gene encoding excinuclease ABC subunit UvrA encodes the protein MDRIVIRGARQHNLKNIDVEIPKNKLVVITGPSGSGKSSLAFDTLYAEGQRRYVESLSAYARQFLGVMEKPEVDSIEGLSPAIAIDQKTTSKNPRSTVGTVTEIYDYLRVLWANVGKPHCPHCGNLLSGLSAHEILDRIVEKYKGKRVMILSPIVRGKKGEFRELLRQIEKWGYSRVKVDGELRRVIEVPPLEKNKKHTIELVIDRLTVSEEERARLLEDVEKALEFSSGLVKIEEVESGKEELFSEKLVCPEHGFSIPELSARLFSFNSPYGACPSCKGLGVKWEIDPAVLIDPEKPAVKAVKIVESGYFNYLRFPIANVIRKLGYDPRTPWKKLPESVRATVLYGSESLNFEGIIPHLERRFLEEESERIREEIEDYIVEKPCPECKGARLRKEALAVLIDGKSIWDVVNMPVGKAKEFFEELYEKLEGKEKIIADRLLKEIIERLGFLVNVGLDYLSLSRSATTLSGGEMQRIRLATQLGSKLTGVLYVLDEPSIGLHPRDTSKLINTLKGLRDLGNTVVVVEHDPETIESADHVIELGPGAGKHGGYLVAQGTVEEIKSHPSSLTGAYLSGRKEIPVPKERRKPSGKFIRIVRAKEHNLKNINVDIPLGLFVCITGVSGSGKSTLIYDILYKYAKNYFYGTHEQVGEVEKIEGLENIDKVINIDQSPIGRTPRSNPATYTKVFDLIRNLFAQTPEAKARGYKPGRFSFNVKGGRCEACQGEGVIKVEMHFLPPVYVTCEVCKGKRYNRETLEITYKGKNIADVLEMTVDEAYDFFENHPAIRRKLQILKDVGLGYIKLGQPAPTLSGGEAQRIKLARELSKKETGRTLYLLDEPTTGLHMDDVKKLIDVLQRLVDKGNTVVVIEHNLDVIKCADWIIDLGPEGGERGGQVVAVGTPEEVAQNPNSYTGKYLRKYLKKETLKV
- a CDS encoding metallophosphoesterase family protein, producing the protein MKIAHISDLHVKCEWYEDRLGNNLVKYLNAQKPDLLIITGDLTDYGYYAEYKRAYSFLELIEVEKRVVVPGNHDARNEGYELFEEFFGTRMPYYEDEYMVIIGMDSSLPDREEGHIGRKGYKFLRETLKDKGDKLKIVALHHHVVPIPATGSDLAILTDAGNLMKVVDELGVELVLTGHKHKAWVWKLNETYYVTAGTATTRRLKAKDYPSFYMLYLEDEKNIRMEKVNTETLKVEEVYTLNFEEGKER